The Pirellulimonas nuda genome includes a region encoding these proteins:
- a CDS encoding phosphotransferase: MMEIGNAPERLERFFGPGHTATIEPLATGGLSGARVWRVRHRDGEFALRCSPRGRPGLEQTAWAHQCMAAAGLGFVPRPALTRTGPSCFEEAEGVWELQTWMPGSPALCAASPDAHLLATADAVTLLHRAWRAGFSKREPSPTLLVRNQRLARLIAEAPAAADLRSARAETPFAPELESLATQIAAAARVARAELDRVEPSVSTLHPVVIDLKQDHVLFTGDRVSGIVDFGAMAVDTPAVDWARLIGSIAGDDANLWRRWTDAAASGLLRAEAADLRALLPALDASGTVLSAANWLSWLAGGWRPPTGGEPLVRERLARLAGRLRALAQGHVAARIGAGQAPPAV; the protein is encoded by the coding sequence ATGATGGAAATCGGCAACGCCCCCGAACGGTTGGAGCGGTTTTTCGGGCCGGGGCACACGGCGACGATCGAGCCGCTGGCGACCGGGGGGCTGAGCGGCGCCCGGGTGTGGCGGGTCCGCCATCGTGACGGCGAGTTCGCGCTGCGGTGCTCGCCCCGCGGGCGGCCCGGGCTGGAGCAGACGGCGTGGGCCCACCAGTGCATGGCGGCCGCGGGCCTGGGATTCGTGCCGCGCCCGGCGCTCACCCGCACGGGGCCGAGCTGCTTCGAGGAAGCCGAAGGGGTCTGGGAGCTGCAAACCTGGATGCCGGGGTCGCCGGCGTTGTGCGCGGCATCCCCCGACGCCCACCTGCTGGCAACCGCCGACGCAGTGACGCTGCTGCACCGGGCGTGGCGCGCCGGCTTCTCCAAGCGAGAACCCTCCCCAACCCTGTTGGTCCGCAACCAGCGGCTCGCGCGTCTCATCGCAGAGGCGCCGGCAGCAGCCGACCTACGGTCGGCGCGGGCCGAAACCCCCTTCGCCCCCGAGCTCGAGTCCCTTGCCACACAAATCGCCGCGGCGGCCCGCGTCGCACGTGCGGAGCTCGACCGTGTCGAGCCGAGCGTCTCGACGCTCCACCCCGTCGTGATCGATCTGAAGCAAGACCACGTGCTGTTCACCGGCGACCGGGTGTCTGGCATCGTCGATTTCGGCGCCATGGCGGTCGACACGCCTGCGGTCGACTGGGCCCGACTGATCGGCAGCATCGCGGGTGACGACGCCAACCTCTGGCGCCGCTGGACCGACGCCGCTGCTTCGGGGCTTCTCCGGGCCGAAGCAGCCGACCTGCGGGCGTTGCTCCCCGCGCTCGACGCCAGCGGCACGGTTCTATCAGCGGCCAATTGGCTGAGTTGGCTAGCGGGTGGTTGGCGCCCCCCGACTGGGGGCGAGCCGCTGGTGCGCGAGCGGCTTGCCCGGCTGGCCGGTCGGCTGCGGGCGCTCGCCCAGGGGCATGTAGCCGCCCGAATCGGGGCAGGGCAGG